In a genomic window of Mesoplasma tabanidae:
- a CDS encoding MerR family transcriptional regulator, translated as MEKLYMKDISKELDIPEYVLRFYDKKGLFPFFERDENNYRYIKREKLEWVRIVSCLKKSGMPLLKIKEYINLALEGKNTYPKRLEMMLEQEKVVKQKMQELQEQLDYINYKKNLYQNN; from the coding sequence ATGGAAAAATTATATATGAAGGATATATCAAAAGAACTTGACATCCCAGAATACGTTTTAAGGTTTTATGACAAAAAGGGATTATTTCCGTTTTTTGAAAGAGATGAAAATAATTACAGATATATTAAAAGAGAAAAACTTGAATGAGTTAGAATTGTTTCATGTTTAAAAAAATCAGGTATGCCTTTGCTTAAGATTAAAGAATATATTAATTTGGCTTTAGAAGGCAAGAATACTTATCCTAAAAGATTAGAAATGATGCTAGAACAAGAAAAAGTTGTTAAACAAAAAATGCAAGAATTGCAAGAACAATTAGACTACATTAACTATAAAAAAAATTTATATCAAAATAATTAA
- a CDS encoding aminotransferase class V-fold PLP-dependent enzyme, with translation MKEIKKHFPFYDNESDLIYFDSSATSLKIKEVIDAEIKYLNENGTNPHAVDYKKGFEALEIINQARSLTKEFINAKKAEEIIFTSGTTHSINLLANGLKKIINKDDEILVTELEHSANLLPWISLANSVGAKVKKIELNKDFTINIESLKNQLNKKTKLVTFASISNTVGAKNNIKLITKVIKEFNNNIIVHIDAAQSIGHMKSDVTDWNIDFMSWSAHKMYGPFGVGFLYGKYHLLNDLEPLFYGGGMSLKIEEDLVKYTLATLPEKLEGGTPNISAIAGVIESIKFINSIGLNEIENYEVNLKKYFNKKVKENNLENHITFYNLDVESSIILFNVKGVNPQDITNFLDHKYNILVRGGANCARRIEGVIKTKIAIRASFGINNDKAEIDKFIEALKNTNSFLDVLF, from the coding sequence ATGAAAGAGATTAAAAAACATTTTCCATTTTATGATAATGAAAGTGATCTAATTTACTTTGATAGTTCAGCAACTAGTCTTAAAATAAAAGAAGTTATTGATGCTGAAATAAAGTATTTAAACGAAAATGGTACAAATCCACATGCTGTTGATTATAAAAAAGGTTTTGAAGCACTTGAAATAATTAATCAAGCAAGAAGTTTAACAAAAGAATTTATTAATGCTAAAAAAGCAGAAGAAATTATTTTTACAAGTGGCACAACTCATTCAATAAATTTATTAGCTAATGGACTTAAAAAAATAATTAATAAAGATGATGAAATTTTAGTGACTGAACTTGAACATTCAGCTAACTTATTACCTTGAATATCTTTAGCAAATTCAGTTGGTGCAAAAGTTAAAAAAATTGAATTAAACAAAGATTTTACAATTAATATTGAATCACTTAAAAATCAGTTGAATAAAAAAACGAAATTAGTTACCTTCGCTAGTATTTCTAATACTGTTGGTGCTAAGAATAATATAAAGCTAATTACTAAAGTAATTAAAGAATTCAATAATAACATTATAGTACATATAGATGCTGCACAATCAATTGGACATATGAAATCTGATGTCACAGATTGAAACATTGATTTTATGTCATGATCTGCTCACAAAATGTATGGACCTTTTGGCGTTGGTTTTTTATATGGAAAATATCATTTATTAAATGATCTAGAACCACTATTTTATGGTGGAGGTATGAGTTTAAAAATTGAAGAAGATTTAGTAAAATATACACTAGCAACATTGCCTGAAAAGTTAGAAGGCGGGACACCAAATATAAGCGCCATAGCTGGGGTTATTGAATCAATAAAATTTATTAATTCAATTGGTTTAAATGAAATTGAAAACTACGAAGTTAATCTAAAAAAATACTTTAATAAAAAAGTTAAAGAAAATAATCTAGAAAATCATATTACTTTTTATAATTTGGATGTTGAATCATCAATAATATTATTTAATGTAAAGGGTGTAAATCCACAAGACATTACAAATTTTTTAGATCATAAATACAATATTTTAGTTCGTGGAGGAGCTAACTGTGCTAGAAGAATTGAAGGTGTAATTAAAACTAAAATAGCTATAAGAGCTAGTTTTGGAATTAACAATGATAAAGCAGAGATTGACAAATTTATTGAAGCTTTAAAAAACACAAATAGTTTTTTAGATGTACTGTTTTAA
- a CDS encoding 5-formyltetrahydrofolate cyclo-ligase, with protein MNNKNQIREKFLKTRTFLSKAYKEEVNKVIERKVNHYIERYNLERYAIYLSTENEPYTLNIIEKSLKKGIEVYVPLIIGENKMEFRRITSLEKDLEQNKVLNILQPKQSCHLLEQSNYINTMFIPLVAFDKKLNRVGMGKGFYDRWLNENKYLGYKIGLSASSQLSNENIDSDEYDVRLDNVITEKEVYVPFVEEEKDFDYDVTYSVFNDETIVG; from the coding sequence ATGAATAACAAAAACCAGATTAGAGAAAAATTCCTTAAAACTAGAACTTTTCTATCAAAAGCTTATAAAGAAGAAGTTAATAAAGTAATTGAAAGAAAAGTTAATCATTATATTGAAAGATATAACTTAGAAAGATATGCAATTTATCTTTCAACTGAAAATGAGCCATACACTTTAAATATTATTGAAAAAAGTTTGAAAAAAGGTATTGAAGTTTATGTTCCATTAATTATTGGTGAAAACAAAATGGAATTTAGAAGAATTACTAGTTTAGAAAAAGATTTAGAGCAAAACAAAGTATTAAACATTTTGCAGCCTAAACAATCATGTCATTTACTAGAGCAAAGTAATTATATTAATACAATGTTTATTCCATTAGTAGCTTTTGATAAAAAATTAAACAGAGTTGGTATGGGAAAAGGTTTTTATGATCGTTGATTAAACGAAAATAAATATTTAGGATATAAAATTGGTTTATCAGCGTCATCTCAATTATCAAATGAAAATATTGATTCTGATGAGTACGATGTGAGATTAGATAATGTAATTACTGAAAAAGAAGTTTACGTTCCATTTGTTGAAGAAGAAAAAGACTTTGATTATGATGTTACTTATTCTGTTTTTAATGACGAAACAATTGTAGGTTAA
- a CDS encoding iron-sulfur cluster assembly scaffold protein, with protein sequence MIDINDDILLRKILMQHFIEPQNKGLKNIKNAIIKDAKSQTCADEMQIEILIQNDIFKEINFEGTACAVATSSADIFFSLIKEKSKGDVKEIINQYKNFLNTGDVNKINLLKNLVVFKNINKQKNRILCANLAIDAINEIIG encoded by the coding sequence ATGATAGATATTAATGATGATATTTTATTAAGAAAAATTTTAATGCAACATTTTATAGAACCTCAAAATAAGGGTTTAAAAAACATAAAAAATGCAATAATTAAAGATGCAAAATCTCAAACTTGTGCTGATGAAATGCAAATTGAAATTTTAATTCAAAATGATATTTTTAAAGAAATTAATTTTGAGGGAACAGCTTGTGCTGTTGCAACATCAAGTGCTGATATTTTCTTTAGTTTGATAAAAGAAAAGTCAAAAGGTGATGTAAAAGAAATTATAAATCAATATAAAAATTTCTTAAACACAGGAGATGTCAATAAAATAAATTTACTAAAAAATTTGGTGGTTTTTAAAAATATAAATAAACAAAAAAATCGTATATTATGTGCCAATTTAGCAATTGATGCAATAAATGAGATTATAGGTTAA
- a CDS encoding glucose-6-phosphate isomerase translates to MIKVDLQHSGLSITDLNEAKVKKVHEMIINKSGKGNDFLGWIEWPKTFDKKEYEKMKKVASSLRNKIDVLVTVGIGGSYLGIRAADEMIRGINHSDKVQVIYAGHTMSSTYVSQLSEYLKGKKFGICVISKSGTTTEPGIAFRALEKQLIDQVGDENSKELIVAVTDSAKGALKTLADNKGYPTFVIPDDIGGRFSVLTPVGIFPLLVAGVNTDNIFAGAIKAMDELVKGDLSNEAYKYAAARNALYNQGYKAEALVAYELQMQYTAEWWKQLFGESEGKDNKGLYPTSMIFSTDLHSLGQWVQEGARNVLFETVIKVKEPVANMLVETDADNYDGLNYLAGKSFHEINSTAIEGVIDAHVNTGKMPNIVLEFDKMDDIQFGYLVYFFEIAVAMSGYLLEVNPFDQPGVEVYKYNMFKLLGKPGVK, encoded by the coding sequence ATGATTAAAGTTGATTTACAACATTCAGGACTTTCAATTACTGATTTAAATGAAGCAAAAGTTAAAAAAGTTCATGAGATGATCATTAATAAATCTGGAAAAGGTAATGATTTTTTAGGTTGAATTGAATGACCAAAAACATTTGATAAAAAAGAATATGAAAAAATGAAGAAAGTTGCATCTTCATTAAGAAATAAAATTGATGTTTTAGTTACTGTTGGAATTGGTGGTTCATACTTAGGTATAAGAGCTGCTGATGAAATGATTAGAGGAATTAATCATTCTGATAAAGTTCAAGTAATTTATGCTGGACATACTATGAGTTCAACTTATGTTTCTCAATTATCAGAATATTTAAAAGGTAAAAAATTTGGAATTTGTGTTATTTCTAAATCAGGGACAACAACAGAACCAGGTATTGCTTTTAGAGCATTGGAAAAACAATTAATTGATCAAGTTGGAGATGAAAATTCAAAAGAATTAATTGTAGCTGTAACTGATTCAGCAAAGGGAGCATTAAAGACTCTTGCTGATAACAAAGGTTATCCAACATTTGTAATTCCAGATGATATTGGAGGACGTTTCTCAGTTTTAACACCAGTAGGAATTTTTCCTTTATTAGTTGCTGGGGTTAACACTGATAATATTTTTGCTGGAGCAATTAAGGCAATGGATGAACTAGTTAAAGGTGATTTATCAAATGAAGCTTATAAATATGCTGCTGCGCGTAATGCTTTATATAACCAAGGTTATAAAGCTGAAGCTTTAGTTGCTTATGAATTGCAAATGCAATATACAGCTGAATGATGAAAACAATTATTTGGAGAATCAGAAGGAAAAGATAATAAAGGTTTATATCCAACTTCAATGATTTTCTCAACAGATTTACACTCATTAGGTCAATGAGTTCAAGAAGGCGCAAGAAATGTTTTATTTGAAACAGTTATTAAAGTTAAAGAACCAGTTGCTAACATGTTAGTTGAAACTGATGCTGATAACTATGATGGATTAAATTACTTGGCTGGTAAATCATTCCATGAAATTAATTCAACAGCTATTGAAGGTGTAATTGATGCTCATGTTAACACAGGTAAAATGCCAAATATTGTATTAGAGTTTGACAAAATGGACGATATTCAATTTGGATACTTAGTTTACTTTTTTGAAATCGCTGTTGCAATGAGTGGATACTTATTAGAAGTTAACCCATTTGACCAACCGGGAGTTGAAGTTTATAAATATAATATGTTTAAGTTACTTGGAAAACCAGGAGTTAAATAA
- a CDS encoding dUTP diphosphatase, producing the protein MIRNETLKWLSEQQNFLDNKIIEKHNLTLDHDMFRKKIIAFWVELGEYANEEKSFKYWKQGAPGGREVQLEEYIDGLHFIISLGNQIKYNFEVFNFIDSGYDNNIDCYFELIQDLTNLVNKPNDETFAKMFNSFLQIAKIQNYSEEELIKTYKAKHEKNQQRQVENY; encoded by the coding sequence ATGATTAGAAATGAAACTCTTAAATGATTGAGTGAACAACAAAACTTTTTAGATAATAAAATAATAGAGAAACATAATTTAACATTAGATCATGATATGTTTAGAAAAAAAATAATAGCTTTTTGAGTTGAATTAGGTGAATATGCTAATGAAGAAAAGAGTTTTAAATATTGAAAACAAGGCGCACCTGGTGGTAGAGAAGTTCAACTAGAAGAATATATTGACGGATTACATTTTATTATTAGTTTAGGAAATCAAATTAAATATAATTTTGAAGTTTTTAATTTTATTGATTCAGGTTATGACAATAACATTGATTGCTATTTTGAATTAATTCAAGATTTAACAAACTTAGTAAATAAACCAAATGATGAAACATTTGCTAAAATGTTTAATTCATTCTTACAAATTGCAAAGATTCAAAATTATTCTGAAGAAGAATTAATTAAAACTTACAAAGCAAAGCATGAAAAAAATCAACAAAGACAAGTAGAAAATTACTAA
- a CDS encoding TrmH family RNA methyltransferase translates to MEKITSTSNNKIKYIVRLREEKKFQAEEQLFFIEGLHMVKEAIKRNIIITIFLEERMLNKVENIAKFECILISDNVSNKISSTKTSQGIFATCKLEEQEINCDKNILLLDQIQDPGNMGTLIRSAASFDFQTVIASNNSVSFYNPKVLRSTQGNLFSISLVNNDLLKVISELKEKGYLIIGTVLNEESKSLKQVKFIEKQKYGIIIGNEAKGISLELHDLIDINLNIEMSNEVESLNAAIAGSIIMYNIKK, encoded by the coding sequence ATGGAAAAAATAACATCAACATCAAATAATAAAATTAAATATATAGTTAGATTAAGAGAAGAAAAGAAATTTCAAGCTGAAGAGCAATTATTTTTTATTGAAGGATTGCACATGGTTAAAGAGGCAATTAAAAGAAACATTATTATAACAATATTTTTAGAAGAAAGAATGCTGAATAAAGTTGAAAACATAGCTAAATTTGAATGCATTTTAATTTCAGATAATGTTTCAAATAAAATTTCATCAACAAAAACAAGTCAAGGAATTTTTGCAACTTGTAAATTAGAAGAACAAGAAATTAATTGTGATAAAAATATTTTATTACTTGATCAAATTCAAGACCCAGGTAATATGGGAACATTAATTAGAAGTGCTGCTTCATTTGACTTCCAAACAGTCATTGCATCAAATAATTCAGTTAGTTTTTATAATCCTAAAGTTTTAAGATCAACGCAAGGGAACTTATTTTCTATTAGTTTGGTTAATAATGATTTATTAAAAGTCATTAGTGAATTAAAAGAAAAAGGTTATTTAATTATAGGAACAGTTTTAAATGAAGAATCAAAGTCTTTAAAACAAGTTAAATTTATTGAAAAACAAAAGTATGGAATAATAATTGGCAATGAAGCTAAAGGCATAAGTTTAGAATTACATGACTTAATAGATATTAATTTAAACATTGAAATGAGTAATGAAGTTGAATCACTAAATGCTGCAATTGCTGGTTCAATTATCATGTATAACATTAAAAAATAA
- a CDS encoding MOLPALP family lipoprotein, which yields MKKVLLSLTAFSMLASSTATVSCTYTIKARDKFVKSIQKIINVANVSAEAQILTSTNAPNSNLVVEGYKNNSKKINGIEYSTTNANFQYSYLINNFSTMKASQFLPKEDLVPSMNGNNHDDNVKMDRYLFKNYGSDWVDLITSTSIKNNESYKGTKTGSSSITNTASLASSLLGIIFGSDFSTAEAGFLNDNIATLLNQLPGSTKESLAKTLDEISGKVEKLPDISNTLVNPLKKQIGKTKYEAINEISSNFWSSILKKDNAETNEVNEGEIGGTIKTVASVLQYIFTVFWYIQEFADIIDQTVSSDDLTRILTETVDKKDVKNYDQINLNKTFKILNNFLNPGRDTQKAKNLVVVLLGIPTQTNNFKPKSNIIFEPLFKVLAGNSSTSPQTKQKAVSKRSDNSRMFGLNIEQIIKLLRDIIKSNNSLPAGIINELLRLISILQEILASDDKSTFAIIQTVINEAVFRPLTEKDKSILFVGDILYYLADSINQKNGKVVIDSAPFKKISALSGNQNPFGALYDGGLLKSIFQTINYFTTKSENGKAIFSDVVIKNFKDLSSIFNTKMDIIFTQMLNVNYDNNLQFLYGMKNSTIASIVEAISKQFIDPIAGNEYFLDLGAIRKIILSLFNKSYSSIEIQDENVLSSPNNLFATLKVVSAALKNKTVKFDGKEVKDSKAIINVLGLNPENSNQFKKGSIFDSIAQAYGHGVVENDGDNPVEMPEKRENTVKLISTLLEGVSWMSKVSEKAYYDDNFGHFINQNNWTSQIISYTNFDKIHEDAEIKYNLIYKNNKYKIKETYQVTLKRDKTPASEWLGNNYFYVSQIIRK from the coding sequence ATGAAAAAAGTTCTTTTAAGCTTAACAGCTTTTAGCATGTTGGCTTCATCAACTGCAACCGTAAGCTGTACTTATACGATTAAAGCTAGAGACAAGTTTGTTAAAAGTATTCAGAAAATAATTAATGTTGCTAATGTATCAGCAGAAGCTCAAATATTAACTTCAACTAATGCACCTAATTCTAATCTAGTTGTTGAAGGTTATAAAAATAATAGTAAAAAAATAAATGGTATTGAATATTCAACAACTAATGCAAATTTTCAATATTCATATTTAATTAATAATTTTAGTACTATGAAAGCTAGTCAGTTTTTGCCCAAAGAAGATCTAGTTCCATCAATGAATGGTAATAACCATGATGATAATGTTAAGATGGATAGATATTTATTTAAAAATTATGGTAGTGATTGAGTTGATTTAATTACATCAACAAGTATTAAAAATAATGAAAGTTATAAAGGAACTAAAACTGGTTCAAGTTCAATAACTAATACAGCAAGTTTAGCTTCTTCATTACTTGGTATAATTTTTGGTAGTGATTTTAGCACTGCTGAAGCTGGTTTTTTAAATGACAACATAGCAACATTGTTAAATCAATTACCAGGTTCAACAAAAGAGAGTTTAGCAAAAACATTAGATGAAATATCTGGAAAAGTTGAAAAATTGCCTGATATTAGCAATACACTGGTTAACCCTTTAAAAAAACAAATAGGAAAAACTAAATATGAAGCTATTAATGAAATTTCATCAAATTTTTGATCATCAATTTTGAAAAAAGACAATGCTGAGACTAATGAAGTAAATGAAGGTGAAATAGGTGGAACTATTAAAACTGTTGCTTCTGTACTTCAATATATATTCACTGTATTTTGATATATACAAGAATTTGCTGACATAATCGATCAAACTGTTTCAAGTGATGATTTGACAAGAATTTTAACTGAAACAGTTGATAAAAAAGACGTAAAAAATTATGACCAAATAAATCTTAATAAAACTTTTAAAATTTTAAATAATTTCTTAAATCCAGGTAGAGATACTCAAAAAGCAAAAAATCTTGTTGTTGTGTTATTAGGTATTCCAACTCAGACAAATAATTTTAAACCTAAATCAAATATTATTTTTGAACCATTATTTAAAGTTTTAGCAGGTAATAGTTCAACTTCACCACAAACAAAACAAAAAGCTGTAAGTAAAAGATCTGATAATTCAAGAATGTTTGGGTTAAATATTGAACAAATTATTAAACTTTTAAGAGACATAATTAAATCCAACAATTCTTTACCAGCTGGAATAATTAATGAATTATTAAGATTAATAAGTATATTACAAGAAATCTTGGCAAGTGATGATAAAAGTACTTTTGCAATTATTCAGACAGTTATTAATGAAGCAGTGTTTAGACCATTAACAGAAAAAGATAAGTCAATATTATTTGTAGGTGACATTTTATATTATCTTGCTGACTCAATCAATCAAAAAAATGGCAAGGTCGTAATTGACTCTGCTCCGTTTAAAAAGATTTCTGCTCTTTCAGGTAATCAAAATCCATTTGGTGCTTTATATGATGGAGGTTTACTAAAAAGTATTTTTCAAACAATCAATTATTTCACAACTAAAAGTGAAAATGGCAAAGCAATTTTTAGCGATGTTGTAATTAAGAACTTTAAAGATTTAAGCTCAATTTTTAATACTAAAATGGATATAATATTTACTCAAATGTTAAATGTTAACTATGACAATAACTTGCAGTTCTTGTATGGAATGAAAAATTCAACAATTGCTTCTATTGTTGAAGCAATTTCCAAACAATTCATTGATCCTATTGCTGGTAATGAATATTTCTTAGATTTAGGAGCTATAAGAAAAATAATTTTGTCTTTATTCAACAAATCATATTCATCAATAGAAATACAAGATGAGAATGTGCTTTCAAGTCCTAATAATTTATTTGCAACTTTAAAAGTTGTATCTGCGGCACTAAAAAATAAAACAGTTAAGTTTGATGGAAAAGAAGTTAAAGATTCTAAAGCTATTATTAATGTTTTAGGATTAAATCCCGAAAACTCAAATCAGTTCAAAAAAGGATCTATTTTTGACTCAATTGCTCAGGCTTATGGGCATGGTGTTGTAGAAAATGATGGCGATAATCCAGTAGAAATGCCTGAAAAACGTGAAAATACAGTTAAGTTAATTTCAACTTTACTTGAAGGTGTTTCATGAATGTCTAAAGTATCAGAAAAAGCATATTATGATGATAATTTTGGTCATTTTATAAATCAAAATAATTGAACATCGCAAATAATCAGTTACACTAATTTTGACAAAATTCATGAAGATGCTGAAATTAAATACAATTTAATTTATAAAAATAATAAATACAAAATAAAAGAAACTTATCAAGTAACTCTTAAAAGAGATAAAACACCAGCTAGTGAATGATTAGGAAATAATTATTTCTATGTTTCACAAATAATTAGAAAATAA
- a CDS encoding aldo/keto reductase — protein MKTRTLGKDLVVSEIGLGCMGLSFSQPPFPTKEEAINLLRKAYEEGVTFFDTAEIYGPFDNEEILGEAFKDIRDKVIIATKFGFSYEGRNITGVDSSRENILRAVEGSLKRLKTNYIDLYYQHRVDPKTPIEEVAQVMKELMEQGKIKHWGLSEASANTIRRAHAICPVTALQSEYSMFWREAEVKVIPTLEELNIGFVPFSPLGKGFLTGTIKPGHVFPEGDFRNTVPRFNTPEYLENNFKLVKYIEELAKIKNTTPAAIAIGWLLAQKPWIVPIPGTKKIERLKENNSGAQVTFSKEELKNIKIILDHIELVGNRYNDLNESRIDK, from the coding sequence ATGAAAACAAGAACATTAGGCAAAGATTTAGTTGTTTCTGAAATTGGATTAGGATGCATGGGGTTAAGTTTTAGTCAACCACCATTTCCAACAAAAGAAGAAGCTATTAATCTTTTAAGAAAAGCATATGAAGAAGGTGTTACTTTTTTTGATACTGCTGAGATATATGGTCCATTTGATAATGAAGAAATATTAGGTGAAGCTTTTAAAGATATTAGAGATAAAGTTATTATTGCTACAAAGTTTGGTTTTTCATATGAAGGAAGAAATATAACTGGAGTTGATAGTAGCAGAGAAAACATTTTAAGAGCTGTTGAAGGTTCATTGAAAAGATTAAAAACAAACTATATTGATTTATATTATCAACATAGGGTTGATCCCAAAACTCCAATTGAAGAAGTAGCACAAGTAATGAAAGAATTAATGGAGCAAGGGAAAATTAAACATTGAGGGTTAAGTGAAGCATCAGCTAATACTATCAGAAGAGCTCATGCAATTTGTCCTGTTACAGCTTTGCAAAGTGAATATTCAATGTTTTGAAGAGAAGCAGAAGTAAAAGTCATACCTACATTAGAAGAACTAAATATAGGTTTTGTTCCCTTTTCACCATTAGGTAAAGGATTTTTAACAGGGACAATTAAACCTGGACATGTTTTTCCTGAAGGCGACTTCAGAAATACTGTTCCCAGATTTAATACACCAGAATATTTAGAAAACAATTTTAAATTAGTTAAATATATTGAAGAGCTAGCAAAAATAAAAAATACAACACCAGCTGCTATTGCAATTGGTTGATTATTAGCTCAAAAACCATGAATAGTACCAATTCCTGGAACTAAAAAAATTGAAAGACTTAAAGAAAATAATTCTGGTGCTCAAGTTACATTCTCAAAAGAGGAATTAAAAAATATTAAGATAATACTAGATCATATTGAACTAGTGGGTAATAGATATAATGATTTAAATGAAAGCAGAATAGACAAATAA
- a CDS encoding NADP-dependent glyceraldehyde-3-phosphate dehydrogenase, which produces MEKFKAIINNKEIDSNSWLDIMDPTSEQVYAQVSALSAEEIDLAFKAAKSAQKDWEATSVKKRIEFLIRWKDLMLKNEEDLATTMMHEIAKAYKDCLTEVRRTAEYIDLTISEYNDLDILTFDKNSKGITEDIVAEYKRIAKGVGVAISPFNYPINLAVSKLAPGLLTGNTFVFKPATQGSVIGIKIGKLAIEAGIPAGVLNVVTGRGRDIGDVIVTNPLIDFISFTGSVPVGRRLMQISSSKDLVLELGGKDAAILLDDHNLENIAKDIVAGAFSYSGQRCTAIKRVITTDAIANKIAPLIKEEIAKLTIGLPSENPIITPMIDTKSADFVTDLINDAITKGASLVYGGNRNKNLLQPTLLDHVSVDMNVAWEEPFGPVLPIIRINEIDEIIEVANKSNFGLQTSIYSKNIDLAYQVAEKLEVGTVNINRRTQRGPDVLPFLGVKDSGFGVQGIKETILSTTRYRGIIIKK; this is translated from the coding sequence ATGGAAAAATTCAAAGCAATTATTAACAATAAGGAAATCGATTCTAATTCATGATTAGATATTATGGATCCTACATCTGAACAAGTATATGCACAAGTTAGTGCTTTATCTGCAGAAGAAATTGATTTAGCTTTTAAAGCAGCTAAATCAGCTCAAAAAGATTGAGAAGCTACTAGTGTTAAAAAAAGAATTGAATTTTTAATTAGATGAAAAGATTTAATGCTAAAAAATGAAGAAGATTTAGCTACAACAATGATGCATGAAATTGCAAAAGCATACAAAGATTGTTTAACTGAAGTTCGTAGAACAGCTGAATATATTGATTTAACAATTTCAGAATATAATGATTTAGATATCTTAACTTTTGATAAAAATTCAAAAGGTATTACTGAAGATATAGTTGCTGAATACAAAAGAATAGCAAAAGGCGTTGGAGTAGCTATTTCACCATTTAACTATCCTATTAATTTAGCAGTATCAAAATTAGCACCGGGTTTGTTAACAGGAAATACATTTGTATTTAAACCAGCTACTCAAGGCAGTGTTATTGGTATTAAAATTGGTAAACTTGCTATTGAAGCTGGTATTCCAGCAGGTGTATTAAATGTAGTTACCGGACGTGGTAGAGATATTGGTGATGTTATTGTAACTAATCCTTTAATTGATTTTATTTCTTTTACAGGTAGTGTACCAGTTGGTAGAAGATTAATGCAAATTTCAAGTTCAAAAGATTTAGTTTTAGAACTTGGTGGAAAAGATGCAGCAATTTTACTTGATGATCACAATTTAGAAAATATAGCAAAAGATATAGTTGCTGGAGCATTTAGTTATTCAGGACAAAGATGCACTGCAATTAAAAGAGTTATTACAACAGATGCTATTGCTAATAAAATAGCGCCATTAATTAAAGAAGAAATTGCTAAATTAACTATTGGTTTACCTTCTGAAAATCCAATAATTACACCAATGATTGATACAAAAAGTGCTGATTTTGTAACTGATTTAATCAATGATGCAATTACTAAAGGGGCATCTTTAGTTTATGGCGGGAATAGAAACAAAAATCTATTACAACCAACGTTATTAGACCATGTTAGTGTTGATATGAATGTTGCTTGAGAAGAACCGTTTGGACCAGTGCTACCAATTATTAGAATAAACGAAATTGATGAAATAATTGAAGTTGCTAATAAATCAAATTTTGGATTGCAAACATCAATTTATTCAAAAAATATAGATTTAGCTTATCAAGTTGCTGAAAAATTAGAGGTGGGTACTGTAAATATTAATCGAAGAACGCAAAGAGGCCCAGATGTTTTACCTTTCTTAGGTGTTAAAGATTCAGGGTTTGGTGTTCAAGGAATAAAAGAAACTATTTTATCAACAACAAGATACAGAGGAATAATAATTAAAAAATAG